From a single Cytophagales bacterium WSM2-2 genomic region:
- a CDS encoding iron ABC transporter yields MKKKQFTDQLGRLIEINFPPQRIISLVPSQTELLFDLGVADRIIGVTKFCIHPAESKSKPKVGGTKNFHFDTIANLKPDLIIGNKEENEESGIKQLSEKYPVWMSDILDWSGAMQMIEEVGNLIAKDAKAKELIEEIQNRFKKIKPLNPQKVLYLIWKKPWMAAGKNTFIDTMLTKAGLVNCLDEARYPELTIEKIRILAPEVILLSSEPFPFKEKHIEELQAVLPASKIVLVDGEMFSWYGSRLLHVPDYFASLNL; encoded by the coding sequence ATGAAAAAAAAGCAATTCACTGATCAACTAGGCCGGCTCATCGAAATCAATTTTCCGCCACAGCGGATCATCTCACTCGTTCCTTCACAAACAGAATTGCTTTTTGATCTCGGAGTTGCTGACAGAATCATTGGTGTCACAAAGTTCTGCATACATCCAGCAGAATCTAAGTCCAAACCGAAAGTGGGTGGCACAAAGAATTTTCATTTTGACACGATCGCCAATCTGAAGCCGGATTTGATCATTGGCAACAAGGAAGAAAATGAAGAGTCAGGAATAAAACAGCTCTCAGAAAAATATCCTGTGTGGATGAGCGATATCCTTGACTGGAGTGGTGCAATGCAAATGATCGAAGAAGTTGGAAATCTGATTGCGAAGGACGCGAAGGCAAAAGAACTGATCGAAGAAATTCAGAACCGCTTTAAGAAAATAAAACCACTTAACCCTCAAAAAGTACTCTACCTGATCTGGAAAAAACCATGGATGGCGGCAGGCAAGAATACATTTATCGATACCATGCTCACCAAGGCTGGACTCGTGAACTGCCTTGACGAAGCCCGATATCCGGAATTGACTATCGAAAAAATTAGAATACTGGCACCGGAAGTCATTTTGCTTTCGTCAGAACCGTTTCCGTTTAAAGAAAAACACATTGAGGAGCTACAAGCCGTTTTACCTGCTTCGAAAATCGTTTTAGTAGATGGTGAAATGTTTTCATGGTACGGCAGCCGGTTACTGCATGTGCCCGACTATTTTGCTTCGCTTAATTTGTAG